A single genomic interval of Desulfobotulus pelophilus harbors:
- a CDS encoding N-acetylmuramoyl-L-alanine amidase family protein, whose translation MVLDPGHGGGDVGVEGMAGAMEKTITLRLALAIQKELKEHCTLIMTRERDNNPNMVQRAESANRSGADLFISLHTGSASSQSPGSIRIFHLPPDPAGADAAATPLWDHGALPYNRQSALLAQSLAEALTSREIPRKTSVQQADMFMLKPLTMPAILIEAGNLTSPQDALWLMDSGNQQALAKAIARGVRNHIDSFIQTP comes from the coding sequence GTGGTTCTTGATCCTGGCCACGGAGGCGGAGATGTCGGCGTGGAAGGCATGGCCGGTGCGATGGAAAAGACCATCACTCTCCGGCTGGCTCTCGCCATCCAGAAGGAACTGAAGGAACACTGCACCCTGATCATGACCAGAGAGAGGGATAACAACCCGAACATGGTCCAGCGCGCTGAAAGCGCCAATCGATCCGGCGCAGACCTTTTCATCAGCCTCCATACAGGGTCCGCATCCAGCCAGTCTCCGGGTTCCATCCGAATCTTCCACCTGCCTCCTGACCCGGCCGGTGCAGATGCAGCCGCCACCCCGCTATGGGACCATGGCGCCCTGCCCTACAACCGCCAGAGCGCTCTTCTGGCACAATCTCTGGCGGAAGCCCTGACCTCCAGAGAAATTCCAAGAAAAACAAGTGTCCAGCAGGCCGATATGTTCATGCTCAAACCCCTTACCATGCCCGCCATACTCATTGAAGCAGGCAACCTCACATCACCGCAGGACGCTTTGTGGCTAATGGATTCCGGCAACCAGCAAGCCCTGGCGAAGGCCATAGCCAGAGGGGTACGCAACCACATAGACAGCTTTATCCAGACTCCCTAG